CCTGCGGACGTCGGGCGCGTGACTACTGCAGCGGCGGCGGCGGGGCGCCGCGCTTGCGGTAGGACTGCAGGTCCGGGGCGTTGTCGGCTGGCGGCTTTGCCTCCAGGTCGGTGATCAGGGCTTTCATTTCGCCGATCTCTTTGACCTGCGCCTCAATGATCTTGTCGGCTAGCTCACGCACGCGGGGGTCTTTGATGTGCGCCCGCTCGCTGGTCATGATGGCGATCGAGTGGTGCGGGATCATCGCTTTCATGTAAGCCACGTCACCGACGGTTTCCTGGCTGCGGACCAGCCACAGCGCCCCGGCAAAGACCACGACGCTGCCGGCGAGGATCGCGATGTTGGCGGCCCGCACCTTGTACATCGCCCACATGAAGCCGAGCATGATGACGGCCATCGTCGCGCCCATGACGAGCGCCATCCACATGCGGGTCTGGCTGAAGAACACGTGCTCCAGCGCGTAGGTGTTCAGGTACATCAAGCCGAACATCACCACCGTGGAGGTGGCAATCATCGCGGCGAAGCGTGCGTAGCCCATGGGTCGGTCTCTTTAATGCGGGTCAGAGCGTGGTCGTGCGCAGACGCAGCGCGTTGCCGATCACACTGACTGAGGAGAGAGCCATCGCCGCCGCTGCGATGACCGGCGAGAGCAGGATGCCGAGGAACGGGTAGAGCACCCCGGCCGCCACCGGCACGCCGGCGGCGTTGTAGATGAACGCGAAAAACAGGTTCTGGCGGATGTTGCCCATCGTGGCGCGCGACAGCCGCCGGGCACGCACGATCCCCATCAGGTCGCCCTTGAGCAGGGTCACGCCGGCGCTTTCGATCGCCACGTCGGTCCCGCTGCCCATGGCGATCCCGACGTCGGCGGCTGCCAGGGCCGGGGCGTCGTTGACCCCGTCACCGGCCATCGCCACCACCTGCCCGGCGGCTTGGTGGGCTTTGACAACGGCGCTCTTCTGGTCGGGCAGCACCTCGGCCTCGACCTCATCGATGCCGAGCTTGCGAGCCACGGCCTGGGCCGTGGTGCGGTTGTCGCCGGTCAGCATGACCACGCGGATGCCCTCGGTGCGCAAGGCCTGCAGGGCCTCAGGCGTGGTGGCCTTGATCGGATCGGCGATCGCAATCACGCCGGCCACGCGGTCGTCCAGGCTCATGAAAATCGCGGTGGCGCCGTCCTGGCGCAGCGCCTCCGCCACCGGATCGAGCGCCGCGGTATCAATCCCGGCCTCGGCCAGGAATTTGGCGTTGCCGAGCCGCACGCGCCGCCCGTCCACGGTGCCCTCGGCCCCGCGGCCAGTCGGGCTGTCGAAGTCGCTGACCGGGGCCAGGGCAAGGCCCTGAGCCTCGGCTGCCGCCACGATCGCCAGGGCCAGGGGGTGCTCGCTGGCGCGCTCGACGCTGGCCGCCAGGTGCAGGAGTTCGGCCTCGTTGAACCCGTCCGCCGGCCGGATCGCGGTCACGGCCGGCTTGCCCTCGGTCAGGGTGCCGGTTTTATCGACCACCAGCGTGGAGACCTTTTCCAGCCGCTCCAGCGCCTCGGCGTTCTTGATCAGCACGCCGGCCTGGGCGCCGCGACCGACGCCAACCATGATCGACATCGGCGTGGCCAGCCCCAGGGCACACGGGCAGGCGATGATCAGCACCGCCACCGCCGCCAGCAGGCCGTAGGTCAGCCGCGGTTCCGGGCCGACCGCGAACCAGGCCACGAACGCGAGCACGGCCACCGCGATCACCGCCGGCACAAACCAGCCGGCGACCTGGTCGGCCAGGCGCTGGATCGGCGCGCGGCTGCGCTGGGCCTCGGCGACCAGCTGAACGATGCGCGCCAGCATGGTGTCGCGGCCGACCTTTTGCGCCTCGATCACCAGCGCTCCGCTCTGGTTGAGGCTGCCGCCGATCACGGCGGCGCCGACGTCCTTGCGCACCGGCATCGCCTCGCCGGTGACCAGGGCCTCATCGATCGAGGAGCGGCCGTCGACCACGACGCCGTCGACCGGGACCTTTTCGCCGGGGCGCACGCGCAGGCGGTCACCGACCTGCACGGCATCGAGCTGGATTTCCTCGTCAGTGCCGTCGGCACGCAGGCGGCGGGCGGTTTTCGGGGCAAGGTCCAGGAGCGCGCGCAGGGCGCCGCTGGTGCTCTCGCGGGCGCGCAGCTCCAGCACCTGGCCGAGGAGCACCAGCACGGTGATCACCGCGGCCGCCTCGAAATACGCCGGCACGGCACCGTCATGGCCGCGCAGCGCCGCCGGGAACACCCCCGGCAGGACGGTGGCGACCACGCTGTAAAGCCAGGCCACGCCGGTGCCCATGGCGACCAGGGTGAACATATTGAGGTTGCGGCTGGTCACGGAGTGCCAGGCGCGCACGAAGAACGGCGCACCGGCCCACAGCACCACGGGCGTGGCCAGCACCAGCTGCAGCCAGTTGCTGTTCTGCTGGCCGAGCCGTTCGGTCAGGCCGGTCAGGTGGCCGCCCATTTCCAGCACGAACACGGGCAGGGTCAGGACCAGGCCAACCCAGAACCGGCGGGTCATGTCGACCAGCTCGTCGCTTGGTCCGGTGTCGGCGCCGATCACCGCGGGCTCCAGCGCCATGCCGCAGATCGGGCAGGCGCCCGGGCCGACCTGGCGCACCTCCGGATGCATCGGGCAGGTGTAGATCGTCCCCTCCGGCACCGCCTCGGCCTTGGCCGCGGCGCTGGCCGGATCGAGGTAGCGGGCCGGGTCGGCCTCGAACTTGGT
The sequence above is a segment of the Methylorubrum sp. B1-46 genome. Coding sequences within it:
- a CDS encoding heavy metal translocating P-type ATPase; this encodes MSNAEHDHHHGHAHGAHGGCSHGTAEAGGDAQTVKDPVCGMSVDPHTAKHRAEHNGHPYYFCSNGCRTKFEADPARYLDPASAAAKAEAVPEGTIYTCPMHPEVRQVGPGACPICGMALEPAVIGADTGPSDELVDMTRRFWVGLVLTLPVFVLEMGGHLTGLTERLGQQNSNWLQLVLATPVVLWAGAPFFVRAWHSVTSRNLNMFTLVAMGTGVAWLYSVVATVLPGVFPAALRGHDGAVPAYFEAAAVITVLVLLGQVLELRARESTSGALRALLDLAPKTARRLRADGTDEEIQLDAVQVGDRLRVRPGEKVPVDGVVVDGRSSIDEALVTGEAMPVRKDVGAAVIGGSLNQSGALVIEAQKVGRDTMLARIVQLVAEAQRSRAPIQRLADQVAGWFVPAVIAVAVLAFVAWFAVGPEPRLTYGLLAAVAVLIIACPCALGLATPMSIMVGVGRGAQAGVLIKNAEALERLEKVSTLVVDKTGTLTEGKPAVTAIRPADGFNEAELLHLAASVERASEHPLALAIVAAAEAQGLALAPVSDFDSPTGRGAEGTVDGRRVRLGNAKFLAEAGIDTAALDPVAEALRQDGATAIFMSLDDRVAGVIAIADPIKATTPEALQALRTEGIRVVMLTGDNRTTAQAVARKLGIDEVEAEVLPDQKSAVVKAHQAAGQVVAMAGDGVNDAPALAAADVGIAMGSGTDVAIESAGVTLLKGDLMGIVRARRLSRATMGNIRQNLFFAFIYNAAGVPVAAGVLYPFLGILLSPVIAAAAMALSSVSVIGNALRLRTTTL
- a CDS encoding DUF305 domain-containing protein — translated: MGYARFAAMIATSTVVMFGLMYLNTYALEHVFFSQTRMWMALVMGATMAVIMLGFMWAMYKVRAANIAILAGSVVVFAGALWLVRSQETVGDVAYMKAMIPHHSIAIMTSERAHIKDPRVRELADKIIEAQVKEIGEMKALITDLEAKPPADNAPDLQSYRKRGAPPPPLQ